In Arsenophonus sp. aPb, one DNA window encodes the following:
- a CDS encoding YciK family oxidoreductase has protein sequence MLHYQAKADLLNQKNILITGAGDGIGREAALTYSRYGANLILVGRTLAKLEHVKQEIISNSKFIPSVSIYPLDLLTITESQCHELATDINQNYPYLDGVLHNASILGKIAPIIDQPIKLWHDVMQVNVNATFMLTQALLPLLLQAPNSSLIFTTSSVGRRGRANWGAYSVSKFATEGLMQILFDEYKETNLRVNCINPGGTRTQMRADAFPSEDPMKLKTSQEIMPLYLYLMGEDSIKESGISFDAQPNRKPGVAN, from the coding sequence ATGTTACATTACCAAGCTAAAGCTGATCTACTTAACCAAAAAAACATTCTAATTACAGGCGCTGGCGATGGCATTGGACGTGAAGCGGCATTAACTTATTCACGTTATGGCGCTAATCTTATTTTAGTCGGTAGAACACTGGCAAAACTAGAACACGTTAAACAGGAAATTATTTCTAATAGCAAATTTATACCTTCAGTTTCTATTTATCCACTTGATTTGTTAACAATAACTGAATCACAATGCCATGAATTAGCAACTGACATTAACCAAAATTATCCCTATCTTGATGGTGTATTACATAATGCCAGCATATTAGGAAAAATTGCACCGATTATTGATCAACCCATAAAACTCTGGCATGACGTTATGCAAGTAAACGTTAATGCAACTTTTATGCTAACACAAGCGCTACTACCACTGCTTTTACAAGCACCTAATAGTTCTTTAATATTTACTACATCAAGCGTCGGTAGACGAGGACGAGCTAATTGGGGTGCCTACTCGGTTTCCAAATTCGCAACGGAAGGTCTAATGCAGATATTATTTGATGAATATAAAGAGACTAATTTACGGGTTAATTGCATTAATCCTGGAGGAACAAGAACGCAAATGAGAGCAGACGCTTTTCCCTCAGAGGATCCTATGAAGTTAAAGACCTCACAAGAAATTATGCCGCTATATCTTTATCTAATGGGAGAAGACAGTATTAAAGAATCAGGAATAAGTTTTGATGCACAGCCTAATCGTAAACCAGGCGTGGCAAATTAA